One genomic segment of Mesoterricola silvestris includes these proteins:
- a CDS encoding DUF493 family protein, whose amino-acid sequence MDTCPRPAQAFPQRVPLKVIGRGAEMDPGAMATLIREHLGPQPEADQAHATNRKGAYTSFTFWVTLPHDGAEAPLRAALQVLPGVVMQL is encoded by the coding sequence ATGGACACCTGCCCCCGCCCCGCCCAGGCCTTTCCCCAGAGGGTCCCCCTGAAGGTCATCGGCCGCGGCGCCGAAATGGATCCCGGGGCCATGGCCACCCTCATCCGGGAGCACCTGGGCCCCCAGCCGGAGGCCGACCAGGCCCACGCCACCAACCGCAAGGGCGCCTACACCAGCTTCACCTTCTGGGTGACCCTGCCCCATGACGGGGCGGAGGCGCCCCTGAGGGCCGCCCTCCAGGTGCTGCCGGGCGTCGTGATGCAACTCTAG
- a CDS encoding chemotaxis protein CheW has protein sequence MATAEATARQAHEFVPSGQLVTFTLDGVEFGLDIDRVQEITPRTAITPVPGAPSFVLGVVNLRGMIIPVLDSRLRFHLPPKPPTDKTRIIILGLAGQPTGLMVDSVAEVVKLDDFTLRDTPPLVAGVRSEYLAGMVTTGDRLITLINLEKILDSAEFGHREALADTAAGASTFMSQDAAAELVEDELPYVTFTLGRESFGINLKLVEEIIEIPTITKVPDAPPYVLGVICLRDQVLPLLDFIQLLQVEPAENPTAGDMVILLSFGQAKLGIVVDGIQEIIRIKEEEILPPPQTLSERESRDLEGVVVRSDRMVSLLKVLDIITGEDQAKIAAMSTSLIKETKEEHADSFELPLVVFRLGPEAYSLRLHEVREIIMVSNITPVPRAPSFIEGVLNLRGEVMPVIDLRERFGLERQKATNLSRIVITPIGGVSTGLVVDAVDEVKSVDQRRLEEPPRVTSVGANAFIEKVARTDQGVVFLLNVQRLLTDVEGQQLQVFQGKKKG, from the coding sequence ATGGCGACAGCTGAAGCGACGGCCAGGCAGGCCCATGAGTTCGTCCCCTCCGGCCAGTTGGTGACCTTCACCCTGGACGGCGTGGAATTCGGTCTGGACATCGACCGGGTCCAGGAGATCACCCCCCGCACCGCCATCACGCCGGTGCCGGGGGCACCGAGCTTCGTGCTGGGGGTCGTGAACCTGCGGGGCATGATCATCCCGGTGCTGGACAGCCGGCTCCGCTTCCACCTGCCCCCCAAGCCCCCCACGGACAAGACCCGCATCATCATCCTGGGCCTGGCCGGCCAGCCCACGGGGCTCATGGTGGATTCCGTGGCGGAGGTGGTCAAGCTCGACGACTTCACCCTGCGCGACACCCCGCCCCTGGTGGCCGGCGTGCGCAGCGAGTACCTGGCGGGCATGGTCACCACCGGCGACCGCCTCATCACCCTCATCAACCTCGAGAAGATCCTGGACTCGGCGGAATTCGGCCACCGGGAGGCCCTGGCCGACACCGCCGCGGGCGCCTCCACCTTCATGTCCCAGGACGCCGCGGCCGAGCTGGTGGAGGACGAGCTCCCCTACGTCACCTTCACCCTGGGCCGGGAGTCCTTCGGCATCAACCTCAAGCTGGTGGAGGAGATCATCGAGATCCCCACCATCACCAAGGTGCCCGACGCGCCCCCCTACGTCCTGGGCGTCATCTGCCTGCGGGATCAGGTGCTCCCCCTCCTGGACTTCATCCAGCTCCTCCAGGTGGAGCCCGCCGAGAACCCCACCGCCGGCGACATGGTCATCCTCCTCAGCTTCGGCCAGGCCAAGCTGGGCATCGTGGTGGACGGCATCCAGGAGATCATCCGCATCAAGGAGGAGGAGATCCTCCCGCCCCCCCAGACCCTCAGCGAGCGCGAAAGCCGCGACCTGGAGGGCGTGGTGGTGCGCTCCGACCGCATGGTGAGCCTCCTGAAGGTGCTCGACATCATCACGGGCGAGGACCAGGCCAAGATCGCGGCCATGAGCACCAGCCTCATCAAGGAGACCAAGGAGGAGCACGCCGACAGCTTCGAGCTGCCGCTGGTGGTCTTCCGCCTGGGCCCCGAAGCCTACTCCCTGCGCCTCCACGAGGTGCGGGAGATCATCATGGTCAGCAACATCACCCCCGTGCCCCGGGCGCCCTCCTTCATCGAAGGCGTCCTGAACCTCCGGGGCGAGGTGATGCCGGTCATCGACCTGCGCGAGCGCTTCGGCCTGGAGCGCCAGAAGGCCACCAACCTCTCCCGCATCGTCATCACCCCCATCGGCGGGGTCTCCACGGGGCTCGTGGTGGACGCCGTGGACGAGGTGAAGTCCGTGGACCAGAGGCGGCTGGAGGAGCCCCCCCGGGTGACGTCCGTGGGCGCCAACGCTTTCATCGAGAAGGTGGCCCGCACGGACCAGGGCGTCGTGTTCCTGCTCAACGTGCAGCGCCTCCTCACGGATGTGGAAGGCCAGCAGCTCCAGGTTTTCCAGGGAAAGAAAAAGGGCTGA
- a CDS encoding YceI family protein, which translates to MPSRILLALVLASSALAAGPGVFRTDTTHTVIGFKAQTLLFDVPGRFDRYKLEATGTPEDPRDARIRLEIETASVDTANPKRDDHLRSGDFFDAAKYPAIIFTSSRVSREGDKVTVHGTLEMHGKSQALDIPFQVREGINGAGKKTWSFRATLPLDRLAFGVGADSIAAKISLEKKVELDLMLVGFFEEGKAPAK; encoded by the coding sequence ATGCCATCCCGCATCCTGCTCGCCCTTGTCCTCGCCTCCAGTGCCCTGGCCGCCGGCCCGGGGGTGTTCCGCACGGACACCACCCACACGGTCATCGGGTTCAAGGCCCAGACCCTCCTGTTCGATGTGCCCGGGCGCTTCGACCGGTACAAGCTGGAGGCCACCGGCACGCCCGAGGATCCCCGGGACGCCCGGATCCGCCTGGAAATCGAAACGGCCTCCGTGGACACCGCCAACCCCAAGCGGGACGATCACCTCCGTTCCGGGGATTTCTTCGACGCGGCCAAGTACCCCGCCATCATCTTCACGTCCAGCCGGGTGAGCCGGGAGGGGGACAAGGTGACGGTCCACGGGACCCTGGAGATGCACGGCAAAAGCCAGGCGCTGGATATCCCGTTCCAGGTCAGGGAGGGGATCAACGGGGCCGGCAAGAAGACCTGGTCCTTCCGGGCCACCCTGCCCCTGGACCGGTTGGCCTTCGGCGTGGGGGCCGACAGCATCGCCGCCAAGATCAGCCTCGAGAAGAAGGTGGAGCTCGATCTCATGCTGGTGGGCTTTTTCGAGGAAGGCAAGGCGCCCGCCAAGTGA
- a CDS encoding PilZ domain-containing protein, with the protein MSSERRNYRRIPMGATVGFQELSFAREPEPSTSSYGDISGGGLLLNSPRELPLETLLKLEIRVPGWGRHQNHFGPAADADLRPLVAVGKVVRVEHLESGEYELGVKFLNVYPDDQAALLKFIEAAATAEEK; encoded by the coding sequence ATGTCCTCCGAACGCCGAAACTACCGAAGAATCCCCATGGGGGCCACCGTGGGTTTCCAGGAGCTGTCCTTCGCCCGGGAGCCGGAGCCCTCCACCAGCAGCTACGGGGACATCTCCGGCGGCGGCCTCCTGCTGAACTCCCCCCGGGAGCTGCCCCTTGAAACACTCCTGAAGCTGGAAATCCGGGTTCCCGGATGGGGGAGGCACCAGAACCATTTCGGCCCGGCGGCCGACGCGGATCTCAGGCCCCTGGTGGCCGTGGGGAAAGTCGTCCGGGTGGAACACCTGGAAAGCGGGGAATATGAACTTGGGGTAAAATTCCTCAACGTGTATCCGGATGACCAAGCGGCCCTCCTGAAATTCATCGAGGCCGCAGCAACGGCGGAAGAGAAGTAG
- a CDS encoding C45 family peptidase, which yields MLIAFACVPLLAAPLTDAQKALCAKGSRFERAGWIYLHVEGGPRARGFQHGYLLAREIQGGLVSIRRGWERQTATTWESLVAKARVFFVPGIDAENLEELAGMAEGLEAAGVVTSRDELAVYNGSTELSGYWWPQELARIRDDKPAPRVKESCSAFIAIGSYTAGGELVMGHNNMSGFQDPQANVVLDIVPDKGHRILMQGVPGWIHSGTDFFVTDAGLVGTETTIGDFQPYEAGGVPEFARMRRATQYADGIDAWCAVMKTGNNGGYANAWLLGDINRREIARLELGLRHVGFERKKDGFFTGSNIAEDPKILRFETTTRETDINTSKVARRLRWRQLMAEYRGRIDVERGKAFEADHWDVARREEHPGGRTLCGHFELETESPGDTPFDPSGTTDGKVLDAAMARRMAFTARFGTACGRPFDAPKFLAEHPQFEWLTGIMPSRPTQPWVEFRAGETR from the coding sequence ATGCTCATCGCTTTCGCCTGCGTCCCGCTCCTGGCGGCGCCGCTCACCGACGCCCAGAAGGCGCTGTGCGCCAAGGGGAGCCGCTTCGAGCGGGCCGGATGGATCTACCTGCACGTGGAGGGCGGGCCCCGGGCCCGGGGCTTCCAGCACGGGTACCTGCTGGCGCGGGAGATCCAGGGCGGGCTCGTGTCCATCCGCAGGGGGTGGGAGCGGCAGACCGCCACCACCTGGGAGAGCCTGGTGGCCAAGGCCCGGGTGTTCTTCGTGCCGGGCATCGACGCGGAGAACCTGGAGGAGCTGGCCGGCATGGCCGAGGGGCTCGAGGCCGCGGGGGTCGTCACCTCCCGGGACGAACTGGCCGTGTACAACGGATCCACGGAGCTGTCGGGCTACTGGTGGCCCCAGGAGCTGGCGCGCATCCGCGACGACAAGCCGGCGCCCCGCGTGAAGGAATCCTGCAGCGCCTTCATCGCCATCGGTTCGTACACCGCGGGCGGGGAACTGGTGATGGGGCACAACAACATGAGCGGGTTCCAGGATCCCCAGGCCAACGTGGTGCTCGACATCGTGCCCGACAAGGGCCACCGCATCCTCATGCAGGGCGTGCCGGGCTGGATCCACAGCGGCACGGACTTCTTCGTGACCGACGCCGGGCTCGTGGGCACGGAGACCACCATCGGCGACTTCCAGCCCTACGAGGCCGGGGGCGTGCCGGAATTCGCCCGCATGCGCCGCGCCACCCAGTACGCCGACGGCATCGACGCCTGGTGCGCCGTGATGAAGACGGGCAACAACGGCGGCTACGCCAACGCGTGGCTGCTGGGCGACATCAACCGCAGGGAGATCGCGCGCCTGGAGCTGGGGCTTCGCCACGTGGGCTTCGAACGCAAGAAGGACGGCTTCTTCACCGGCTCCAACATCGCCGAGGACCCGAAGATCCTCCGCTTCGAGACCACGACGCGGGAGACCGACATCAACACCTCCAAGGTGGCCCGGCGCCTGCGGTGGCGCCAGCTCATGGCCGAGTACCGCGGGAGGATCGACGTGGAACGGGGCAAGGCCTTCGAGGCGGACCACTGGGACGTCGCCCGCCGCGAAGAGCACCCCGGGGGGCGCACGCTTTGCGGGCATTTCGAGCTGGAGACGGAATCCCCGGGGGACACCCCCTTCGATCCCTCCGGCACCACCGACGGGAAGGTCCTGGACGCGGCCATGGCCCGGAGGATGGCCTTCACCGCGCGCTTCGGCACCGCCTGCGGCCGGCCCTTCGACGCGCCGAAGTTCCTGGCGGAGCACCCGCAGTTCGAATGGCTCACGGGCATCATGCCCAGCCGCCCCACCCAGCCCTGGGTGGAGTTCAGGGCCGGCGAGACGCGCTGA
- a CDS encoding response regulator produces MKILIVDDSSTMRRIIINTLSRIGYTDVVEGEHGKAGLEKLGQGGVEMIITDWNMPEMDGLEFVQTVRGQNTTIPILMVTTNAAKEDIVQALQAGVNNYVVKPFTPETLKEKIESLLG; encoded by the coding sequence TTGAAGATCCTAATCGTTGACGACTCTTCGACGATGCGCCGCATCATCATCAACACCCTCTCCCGCATCGGCTACACCGACGTGGTGGAAGGGGAGCACGGCAAGGCGGGGCTGGAGAAGCTCGGCCAGGGCGGCGTGGAGATGATCATCACCGACTGGAACATGCCGGAGATGGACGGCCTGGAGTTCGTTCAGACGGTGCGCGGCCAGAACACCACGATCCCCATCCTCATGGTCACCACCAACGCCGCCAAGGAGGACATCGTCCAGGCCCTCCAGGCCGGCGTGAACAACTACGTGGTCAAGCCCTTCACGCCCGAGACGCTCAAGGAAAAGATCGAGTCCCTGCTCGGCTAG
- the asnS gene encoding asparagine--tRNA ligase, with amino-acid sequence MDHPLTEIRHLKQHIGQTVALRGWVRNARTSKTRFIDLRDGSGFVQCVVGAAEADPESYELAGRLTQEAAILLEGKVQQHPRTGEPEILATKVTLVGDSVDYPITPKEHGTAFLMENRHLWLRSKRQWAILRVRHTIAKAIRDFFDGDGFTLLDAPILTPSACEGTSNLFGTQYFDEGMAFLSQSGQLYQEPGLAAFGKTYCFGPTFRAEKSKTRRHLTEFWMVEPEMAFAHLEDVMVLGERLTKFIIQRVLEGRREELAILERDLAPLETTLNATFDRMTYTEAVTRLKELGSDINWGEDFGNDDETILMNATDRPLWVHRFPKSFKAFYMEPDPQDPKLALGADLLAPEGYGEVIGGGERASSLQYLLDQIAHEGLERADYEWYLDVRKYGSVPHAGFGLGLERAVAWICKLPHVRETAPYPRMMGTIRP; translated from the coding sequence GTGGACCATCCCCTCACCGAAATCCGCCACCTGAAGCAGCACATCGGCCAGACCGTGGCCCTTCGCGGGTGGGTGCGCAACGCCCGCACCAGCAAGACGCGCTTCATCGACCTGCGGGACGGCTCGGGCTTCGTGCAGTGCGTGGTGGGCGCCGCCGAGGCCGACCCGGAGAGCTACGAGCTGGCCGGAAGGCTCACCCAGGAGGCCGCCATCCTCCTGGAGGGCAAGGTCCAGCAGCACCCCCGCACCGGCGAGCCCGAGATCCTGGCCACCAAGGTCACCCTCGTGGGCGACAGCGTGGACTACCCCATCACCCCCAAGGAGCACGGCACCGCCTTCCTCATGGAGAACCGCCACCTCTGGCTGCGCAGCAAGCGCCAGTGGGCCATCCTCCGCGTGCGCCACACCATCGCCAAGGCCATCCGCGACTTCTTCGACGGCGACGGCTTCACCCTCCTGGACGCCCCCATCCTCACCCCCAGCGCCTGCGAGGGCACGTCCAACCTCTTCGGCACCCAGTACTTCGACGAGGGGATGGCCTTCCTGAGCCAGTCCGGGCAGCTCTACCAGGAGCCCGGCCTCGCCGCCTTCGGAAAGACCTACTGCTTCGGCCCCACCTTCCGGGCCGAGAAGAGCAAGACCCGCCGCCACCTCACCGAGTTCTGGATGGTCGAGCCTGAGATGGCCTTCGCCCACCTGGAGGACGTGATGGTCCTGGGCGAGCGCCTGACGAAGTTCATCATCCAGCGGGTCCTGGAGGGCCGCCGCGAGGAGCTGGCCATCCTGGAGCGGGACCTGGCCCCCCTGGAGACCACCCTGAACGCCACCTTCGACCGCATGACCTACACCGAGGCCGTCACCCGGCTCAAGGAGCTGGGCAGCGACATCAACTGGGGCGAGGACTTCGGCAACGACGACGAGACCATCCTCATGAACGCCACCGACCGCCCCCTGTGGGTGCACCGCTTCCCCAAGTCCTTCAAGGCCTTCTACATGGAACCCGACCCCCAGGACCCCAAGCTGGCCCTGGGCGCCGACCTCCTGGCCCCCGAAGGCTACGGCGAGGTCATCGGCGGCGGCGAGCGCGCCTCCAGCCTCCAGTACCTCCTGGACCAGATCGCCCACGAGGGCCTCGAGCGCGCCGACTACGAGTGGTACCTCGACGTCCGCAAGTACGGCAGCGTCCCCCACGCCGGCTTCGGCCTGGGCCTGGAACGCGCCGTGGCATGGATCTGCAAACTCCCCCACGTCCGCGAAACCGCCCCGTACCCCCGGATGATGGGCACCATCCGGCCGTAG
- a CDS encoding chemotaxis protein CheW: MSLALPTGVPPQEAAAAAREGQYLSFELAGHTYAVPLAQVAEITPHLNLNQIPHMPRSVEGLLDLRGQSIPVINLRRRMGMEDQASDLSLNIIVMDMGASSNVGLLVDRVASVVDASREQMVPASALLAGPDGAWVQGFIIQDERITALLDSELITTFHAARAHGLGLTKDHDAEQALDAGLQELIALAPLRVESDASRIIPQMEEAISHTEREMEKVLDRVETMLADTDKGFQGLVRLKQEAGLGHMKGLEPVLAQMESLGTRLQDEIFDLIQKLQYQDIARQKLERVLNHVRGLQVIVGSKFRDLGRKG, encoded by the coding sequence GTGAGCCTGGCCCTGCCGACCGGGGTCCCCCCCCAGGAGGCGGCCGCGGCCGCCCGGGAGGGGCAGTACCTCAGTTTCGAGCTGGCCGGCCACACCTACGCCGTGCCCCTGGCCCAGGTGGCGGAGATCACGCCCCACCTCAACCTGAACCAGATCCCCCACATGCCCCGCAGCGTGGAAGGCCTCCTGGACCTGCGCGGCCAGTCCATCCCCGTCATCAACCTGCGCCGGCGCATGGGCATGGAGGACCAGGCCTCCGACCTCTCCCTCAACATCATCGTCATGGACATGGGCGCCTCCAGCAACGTGGGGCTCCTGGTGGACCGGGTCGCCTCCGTGGTGGACGCCTCCCGGGAGCAGATGGTGCCCGCAAGCGCCCTCCTGGCCGGGCCCGACGGGGCCTGGGTGCAGGGCTTCATCATCCAGGACGAGCGCATCACGGCCCTCCTGGACAGCGAGCTCATCACCACCTTCCACGCGGCCCGGGCCCACGGCCTGGGCCTCACCAAGGACCACGACGCCGAGCAGGCCCTGGACGCGGGCCTCCAGGAGCTCATCGCCCTGGCCCCCCTTCGGGTCGAATCCGACGCCAGCCGGATCATCCCCCAGATGGAGGAGGCCATCTCCCACACCGAGCGGGAGATGGAGAAGGTCCTGGACCGGGTCGAGACCATGCTGGCCGACACCGACAAGGGCTTCCAGGGCCTGGTGCGCCTCAAGCAGGAGGCGGGCCTGGGCCACATGAAGGGCCTGGAGCCGGTGCTGGCCCAGATGGAGTCCCTGGGGACGCGCCTGCAGGACGAGATCTTCGACCTGATCCAGAAGCTGCAGTACCAGGACATCGCCCGCCAGAAGCTGGAGCGCGTCCTGAACCACGTCCGCGGCCTCCAGGTCATCGTCGGATCCAAGTTCCGGGACCTGGGCCGGAAGGGGTGA
- a CDS encoding DinB family protein, with the protein MKPTLRRPGPLGAMMDELDRAVRDLVQVVAPLTQVNYDVVRDRETTDEDCRSIRTVVNHVVRSGYGYTERLRGALGLPFALPDYTVATPLDALHELQTLASTTAETFEGRWDLPEEVVKGARITARSGRIYDMEQLIEHAIVHVLRHRRQIERFLTESRFKGERR; encoded by the coding sequence GTGAAACCGACCCTGCGAAGGCCAGGCCCCCTGGGCGCCATGATGGATGAACTGGACCGGGCCGTGCGGGACCTGGTGCAGGTGGTGGCCCCCCTCACCCAGGTGAACTACGACGTGGTGCGGGACCGGGAAACCACGGACGAGGACTGCCGTTCCATCCGCACCGTGGTGAACCACGTGGTGCGCTCGGGCTACGGCTACACGGAGCGCCTGCGGGGAGCCCTGGGCCTGCCCTTCGCCCTGCCCGACTATACGGTGGCCACCCCCCTGGACGCCCTCCACGAACTGCAGACCCTGGCCTCCACCACGGCGGAGACCTTCGAGGGCCGCTGGGACCTCCCGGAGGAGGTGGTGAAAGGCGCCCGCATCACCGCCCGCTCCGGCCGCATCTACGACATGGAACAACTCATCGAGCACGCCATCGTCCACGTCCTCCGCCACCGCCGCCAAATCGAGCGCTTCCTCACCGAATCCCGGTTCAAGGGGGAGCGGAGGTAG
- a CDS encoding chemotaxis protein CheA, translating into MSEFSLDDPSFYEDFLVEAGEHFELIEQNFLTLEESPGDLEILNAIFRSVHTIKGASGFLGLAKVQALAHIGENILDDLRKGRMKVSPEVMEVLFETEDTLKVLVNDVAVNLRKQGAPADPDTSGLIARLEALKGGGKPAAQAQAPAAAPAPARAQGLLIPPGLEGMDIEAVQAAEEALAQGVPVMALKVRLLPEVLGTPFNPLSMISMVDLVGRMIHSSKFMDYLDLDHFNPAELPLGLLLLLTPSETPDSVRKLFDGVKYVTIEYFDLALGAAPEPAAAEAPDAPAAGPVAEARKAQDTGKNVNDTIRVSQVKLDNFMNTVAELIISKTMIAHIVERLEGETLTPGADALVKELRRSSVYLDQVSKEIQASVLGIRMVPVKTIFTKFPRMLRDLAKASGKKIELQMVGEDTEIDKSLIEELSDPLIHLIRNSADHGIEMPDVRAGYGKSETGTVVLRARHEGDSVLVEIEDDGKGINPAVIRSKAVEKGILSAEKAESITDDEAINLIFLPGFSTAKQVTDISGRGVGMDVVKSNVRKLNGSVSVTSSVGRGSIFTIKLPLTLAIIDALLMRSGGQVFALPGTAVEETLLVPKDTLSHLTRRKAINLRGEVLGVTRLSDLLHFKQGTVELSEDEELPVVVVSTGGRRMGVIVDAFLRRQEMVIKPLAPYLASLPGISGASIMGDGGVVLILDPAELLMLAVQEGL; encoded by the coding sequence ATGAGCGAATTCTCCCTGGACGACCCCAGCTTCTACGAAGACTTCCTCGTCGAGGCCGGCGAGCATTTCGAGCTCATCGAGCAGAACTTCCTCACCCTGGAGGAATCCCCCGGCGACCTGGAGATCCTCAACGCCATCTTCCGGTCCGTGCACACCATCAAGGGCGCCTCGGGCTTCCTGGGCCTGGCCAAGGTGCAGGCCCTGGCCCACATCGGCGAGAACATCCTGGACGACCTGCGCAAGGGCCGCATGAAGGTGAGCCCCGAGGTGATGGAGGTGCTCTTCGAGACCGAGGACACCCTCAAGGTCCTGGTGAACGACGTGGCCGTGAACCTGCGCAAGCAGGGGGCCCCCGCCGACCCCGACACCTCGGGCCTCATCGCCCGCCTCGAGGCCCTCAAGGGCGGCGGCAAGCCCGCGGCCCAGGCCCAGGCCCCCGCGGCGGCGCCCGCGCCGGCCCGCGCCCAGGGCCTGCTGATCCCCCCCGGCCTGGAGGGCATGGACATCGAGGCCGTCCAGGCCGCGGAGGAGGCCCTGGCCCAGGGCGTGCCCGTCATGGCCCTGAAGGTGCGCCTCCTGCCCGAGGTGCTCGGCACCCCCTTCAACCCCCTTTCCATGATCTCCATGGTCGACCTCGTCGGCCGCATGATCCACTCGTCCAAGTTCATGGATTACCTGGACCTGGACCATTTCAACCCCGCCGAGCTGCCCCTGGGGCTCCTGCTCCTGCTCACGCCTTCGGAAACCCCGGATTCGGTGCGCAAGCTCTTCGACGGCGTCAAGTACGTGACCATCGAGTATTTCGACCTGGCCCTGGGCGCCGCCCCGGAGCCGGCCGCCGCCGAGGCCCCGGACGCCCCCGCCGCCGGGCCCGTGGCCGAGGCCCGCAAGGCCCAGGACACCGGCAAGAACGTCAACGACACCATCCGGGTGAGCCAGGTCAAGCTGGACAACTTCATGAACACCGTGGCCGAGCTGATCATCAGCAAGACCATGATCGCCCACATCGTGGAGCGCCTGGAGGGCGAGACCCTCACCCCCGGGGCCGACGCGCTGGTCAAGGAACTGCGCCGCTCCTCGGTGTACCTGGACCAGGTGAGCAAGGAGATCCAGGCCTCGGTGCTGGGCATCCGCATGGTGCCCGTGAAGACCATCTTCACCAAGTTCCCCCGCATGCTCCGGGACCTGGCCAAGGCCTCGGGCAAGAAGATCGAGCTGCAGATGGTGGGTGAGGACACCGAGATCGACAAGAGCCTGATCGAGGAGCTGAGCGATCCGCTCATCCACCTCATCCGCAACAGCGCCGACCACGGCATCGAGATGCCCGACGTGCGCGCCGGCTACGGCAAGTCGGAAACGGGCACCGTGGTGCTCCGGGCCCGGCACGAGGGCGATTCCGTCCTGGTGGAGATCGAGGACGACGGCAAGGGCATCAACCCCGCCGTGATCCGCTCCAAGGCCGTGGAGAAGGGCATCCTCTCCGCCGAGAAGGCCGAGAGCATCACCGACGACGAGGCCATCAACCTGATCTTCCTGCCGGGCTTCTCCACCGCCAAGCAGGTCACGGACATCAGCGGCCGCGGCGTGGGCATGGACGTGGTGAAATCCAACGTCCGCAAGCTCAACGGCAGCGTTTCCGTCACCAGTTCCGTGGGCCGGGGCTCCATCTTCACCATCAAGCTGCCCCTGACCCTGGCCATCATCGACGCGCTCCTCATGCGCAGCGGGGGCCAGGTCTTCGCGCTGCCGGGCACGGCGGTGGAGGAGACCCTCCTGGTGCCCAAGGACACCCTCAGCCACCTCACCCGCCGCAAGGCCATCAACCTCCGGGGCGAGGTGCTGGGCGTCACCCGCCTCAGCGACCTCCTGCACTTCAAGCAGGGCACCGTGGAGCTGTCGGAGGACGAGGAGCTGCCCGTGGTGGTGGTCTCCACCGGCGGGCGCCGCATGGGGGTGATCGTGGACGCCTTCCTGCGCCGCCAGGAGATGGTCATCAAGCCCCTGGCCCCCTACCTGGCCAGCCTCCCGGGCATCTCCGGCGCCAGCATCATGGGCGACGGCGGGGTGGTGCTGATCCTCGACCCGGCCGAACTCCTCATGCTCGCCGTCCAGGAGGGCCTGTGA